The Ornithodoros turicata isolate Travis chromosome 7, ASM3712646v1, whole genome shotgun sequence genome includes a region encoding these proteins:
- the LOC135399907 gene encoding uncharacterized protein LOC135399907 has translation MTKILCHAARGNLNEFQEGCPADQLLHLFFKSNFHLSGITKFYYVVAALSPSAADEVYDVIASPPADCPYDKLNSALLKRTTCSDRARLQQLLSAEELGDRRPTQLLRRMKQLLGDGAASTSDSFLRELFLQRLPRNVQMVLATTTNLSTDELATLADAVMEVAIPSPSVMHVETPHPPFPEPTPSAVSQVSTPAPTQDTSQHMAAIESLTQQVNNLTHLVATLAARSRSPSPRRFRRRSLTPRGRRSPSPRSNGMCWYHQRFGAEARYCFQPCSWSGNAPPSH, from the coding sequence GTTCTTTAAGAGCAACTTTCATCTGTCCGGTATCACGAAATTCTATTACGTCGTCGCAGCGCTCTCTCCATCCGCCGCCGACGAGGTCTATGATGTCATCGCTTCACCACCTGCGGATTGCCCGTACGACAAGCTGAACTCCGCACTTCTCAAGCGAACGACCTGCTCCGACCGCGCACGTCTTCAGCAGCTTCTGTCTGCGGAGGAGCTCGGGGACAGACGCCCCACGCAGCTGTTACGGCGCATGAAACAATTGCTCGGTGACGGAGCTGCTTCCACAAGCGACAGCTTCCTGAGAGAACTCTTTCTGCAAAGACTTCCAAGAAATGTGCAGATGGTCCTAGCCACTACGACAAACCTTTCAACGGACGAGCTCGCCACCCTCGCCGATGCTGTAATGGAGGTTGCTATTCCATCACCCTCCGTAATGCATGTGGAGACACCACACCCTCCTTTCCCAGAGCCCACACCTTCGGCCGTTTCGCAAGTGTCTACCCCCGCACCAACGCAAGACACCTCTCAGCACATGGCCGCCATTGAAAGCTTGACGCAGCAGGTGAACAACCTAACCCACCTTGTCGCGACACTGGCAGCGCGGAGCCGTTCGCCAAGCCCCCGGCGCTTCCGCCGACGATCGCTCACCCCTCGCGGCCGGCGCAGCCCAAGCCCTCGGTCCAACGGCATGTGCTGGTACCACCAGCGGTTTGGCGCCGAGGCCCGGTACTGTTTCCAACCCTGCTCGTGGTCGGGAAACGCCCCGCCCAGTCACTAA